DNA from Phragmites australis chromosome 16, lpPhrAust1.1, whole genome shotgun sequence:
GTGCATGACCCTTTTCTAGGCGTCAGCTGACCATGGAGAACACGGGTTGGCTCCAGCAACTCTTCTACTACACCTTGGCGCCGAGTCTAGCAACAGCACCTTGCGCCTTCTCTTTTGGATGAAGGGCATCGGCATGAGGTGATTGATCGGCTTGGACATCCTTGAGACAAAAGGATGAGGGGTTCATGGTGAGGTAGGACCTGGGCCTGACACCACTGAGGCCTGAGGTATGGTAGCATGCCACCTACGCCTGGAGTAGACTCACAGTGAATTCCCACCGGAGGCAGCTCGCAGGGCGGGGCTCACGACTCTAGCTTGGCCCTCTTGCTCTGGCTGTCTAGCTCGGCTTTAGCAGTGCATGAATCTTTGCAAGGAGTCGTGGAAGCTGTTGCGGCTGTCAGAATAATTCTTGAGCGcttagtgtgtgtgtgtgtgtgttcagAGCATGACCAAGTCCAGTTGTGCACATTTGTAGCTCAAGGTGTGCATGTTCACATCAAAGGGGCTCTTTAGCTAGTGCATGGCACGACATGCCTTGACGTGCGGGATGGCGCACAAATTGGAGAGGCATGGCATGCTTCTCGGATGACTGGTGGCCACGATCGAGTCGAGTCTGCAATGGTCTTTATATTTAATAAATAGAGTCCGAAAACGCTATCAAATTGTAGCACAAGCTCTTGTGTTTAGTGTTCCATATAGTTCGTGTTAGGTGAGTGCGTGAACTGGTGAGCTTACCAGTGACGTGCAACCGTCGTATCTCCGGCAATCTCTAAcacgtggtatcagagccggttacGGGCCAGGGCTCGATTGTGGTGAGGTACCGCCATTGGAATCGTGGCTGTGTGATCAACTACGCGCTGATGACAGGACCGACACCGTCAACGAACAAGGCGATGGCAAGGGCGACGGGCCGAGTGGCGCCAAAGAGGGCATCATGATCTAGCGGGTGGTGCATGAGGTGGGCGGTGGGACTAGCTACCTCATCCTCACCAAGACCAACTACTCTGATTGGGTGTTCCTCATGAAGGTGAAGCTTAAGGCTTAGGTGCTCTGGACCACCGTCGATAAGGGCGGCATCGATCCACAGGAGGACATGATGGTGCTCGATGCCCTCTCCAGCGTCGTGCAACTGGAGATGGTGTTCGCAATTGCTGACAAGAATTCGGTGAAGGAGGCTTGGGAAGCCATCGCGACCATGCGGATCGGCGATGACCGCGTGAAGAAGTCAACTGCCCAGCAGCTACAGTGGCAATTCGACTTAACGGCGTTCAAGGATGGTGAAACCGTCGAGGACTTCGCCCTGCATCTGAGCGAGATGGTCGCGCACCTTGTGACGCTCGGCAAGTTTGTCGAAGATACCAAGGTGGTGGAGAAGATGCTCTGCAGCGTGCCCTCCAACTTCAGGTAGATCATCCTGGCGATCTAAACGCTACTCAACATCTTGACACTCATGCTCGCGGATGTGACAGGACAGCTGAAGGCATCTGAGGATGCGTTCAAGGCACCACCACTAACGGTGCAGCACGACGGCAAGCTGTACCTAACGGAGGAGGAGTGGGATGCGCGGAGGAAGCGGTAGGTGGCTGAGAATCAGGCCAGTGGCGGCACAGGCAGGAGCCTGGCGTGTCACGGCAAAGGGCACGGGCTAGGACATGGGCGCTCAAGTGAAGGCGGCAGGGTGTCGTCATCCTCCAGGCAAAAGGCCTCAGACCAGTGCCGTAGCTGTGGCAAGCTTGGGCACTGGGCCCGGGATTGCAAGTCCAAGGCCAAGAAGGAGCAAGCCCATGtggcctaggaggaggaggccttGATGCTGCTGAGGGCGAGTGTCACGCTCACCCCCACTCTACCGCCACTGCTGCAGCACTCGTCTCCTTCCACCCCGCAGCTGTTGTCATCACCGTCCACTCCGGGCGGAATTGACTCACCCCTAGGCCCTGTTGCAGCAGCACGATGCGTGGATCTACTGGAGCGAAAGGCGCTGTGCACAGCTCCAGATCAGGTGCATGTCGTTACGATGGCGCCACTCAGAGGCTCTATTCAGTTGCGGGAGGAGACAGTGTTCGTGCAGCTCGGAGCAGATGAGGAGGACCACGACAACAAACTATGGATCCTTGACACTAGGGCGACGAACCACATGACGAGGTCTTGTGCCGCGTTCACCAACCTCGACACTCAGATCTGTGGCACGGTATGGTTTGGCAATGACTCCATCACACAGATCACAGGATGCGACACCGTGATGTTCGCCTGCAAGAATGGTGAGGACCGCTCATTCGCGGGTGTCTACTACATTCCCCAACTCACCTCCAACATTGTGAGTGTGGGGTAGCTCGACGAAGGTGGCTACCAGGTGCTAATTGAAGATGGAGTCATGATGATCCATGCGCTAAGACAGTGCTTGCTGGCCTGGGTGAAGCGCATGCCGAACCACCTGTACGTACTCAGTGTCATGCTGGCTCAGTCGGTGTGTCTGGTGGTGTGCAGCGACGAGGAGGCCTGGCGGTGGCATGCACGGCTTGGGCACCTCAACTTCCCAGCACTGCAGAAGATGGCGTGTGAAGGCTTGGTGCGAGGGCTCCTTGAGCTTGCTCAGGTGGATCAGTTCTATGATGCCTACCTAGCCGGGAAGCAGAGGAGGACATCGTTCATGGACCAAGCTCAGTATCGTGTCAACCGGGTGCTGGAGCTGGTGCACAGGGACATCTGCGGCAAGATCTCGCCAGCGACGCCGCAAGGGAACTAGTACTTCCTGCTCATGGTGGACGACAAGAGCAGGTTCATGTGGGTTGCTCTGCTGGCGTCGAATGACCAAGCTCCCGAGGTGATCAAGTGTTTCCAGCATGCTGTTGAGGCAGAGACAGAGCAAAAGCTCGGTGCGCTCCACACTGACCGTGGCGGGGAGTTTGCCTCGATGGACTTCCATTAGTACTACGTGGAGCAAGGCGTGCGGTGGTAGCTGACGGCACCCTACTCGCCGCAGCAAAATGGAGTGGTGGAGTGGTGGAGTGCCGAAATGCCACTATGGTGGGCATAGCTCGGAGCATGCTGAAGGTGAAAGGACTCCCGAATTGGTTTTGGGGCGAAGCAGTAATCACAGCGGTGTACGTGCTCAATCAATCACCGACGAAGAGCGTGGACGGGATGACTGCGTTCGAGGCCTAGTACAGGACGAAGCTGGTCGTTCATCATCTATGCATGTTCGGTTGCATCGTCTACATGAAGAACATGACGCCGCACCTAAAGAAGCTGGAGGACAGGGGCCGGCGCATGATCTTCATTGGCTACGAGCAGAGCTCTAAGGCGTTTCGTGCCTATGACCCTATGACACAACGTGTCCACATCACCAGGGACGTGGTGTTTGACAAAGTTGCTCAGTGGGGATGGGGCGGTCAAGAGGAAGGTGGTGCCGACGTCGACAACTCCTTCACAGTGGAGTACATGGTCATGCATGGGCACGGCGAGCCGGGATGAGCGTCCGCGGTGGTGCCAACGTCTCCACCTGGCATGCCCATGGGAACGGGCATCATGACGATGACTCCAATTGCAGACATTGCGACACCGACGTCTCCACCAGGCACGCTCGCGGGAGCGGGTTTCATGGCATTAACTCTAGCCTCGACATCGGCAATCCAGTTTGTCTCGCCACTGACAGAGCTGGGCGACGAGCTAGATGCCGACCACGATGATGTGGTGCCTGTGCAGTTTCGTACTGTGGACAACGTCGTAGGCCCTGCATCGCCACCCGGGTATGTCGTACGTGATCTGGGCAACGAGCAACTCTTCGTGGTGAGGACAGAGGAGCCAGCAACACTAGCGGATGTAGAACACCAACCATGCTGGCGCAAGGCGATGGAGGAGGAGCTACGGTCCACGAGGAGAACCGCACCTGGACGCTCACTGAACTCCCACAAGGCCGGCGTGCAATTGGCctcaagtgggtgttcaaggtGAAGCGGGACGAGCATGGTGTGGGGGTGGGAAGCAAGGCGTGGCTCGTCATCAAGGGGTATGCGCAACGGCTCGGCGTCGACTACGACGAGGTGTTTTCTCCAGTGGTGAGCATGGAGGTAGTGCGGCTTCTACTCGCCTTGGCGGCGCATGAAAGCTGGGAGGTCCACCATATGGACATTAAATTTGCATTCTTGAACGGCGACCTCCAGGAGGAGGTGTTTGTGGAGCAGCCACCGGGTTTCATCGAGAATGGCAAGGATCACAAGGTATTCAAGCTTCATAAGGCCTTATATGGGTTGCATCAGGCTCCACGGGCTTGGAATCAGAAGCTAGATGAAAGCTTGGTTTCTCTGGGATTCAAGAGAAGCCCCATCAGATCATGCCATCTATTGTAGAGGAGTTGGTGCTAAGCGTTTGGTGCTGGGtgtgtatgttgatgaccttGTGATCACTGGCACTAGCAGCTCTGGCATTCagaagttcaagaaggagaTGACTGAGATATTCAAGATGAGTGATCTGGGGCTGCTGCATAACTATCTTGGCATTGATGTGAAGCAACAGGTAGATGGCACTTATCTCAGTTAGAGCAACTATGCTGCAAAGATTTTGAAGAAGGCAGGGATGGCTGATTGCAATCCATGCAAGATACCCATGGAACCTCAGCTCAAACTCAGTAAGGAGAGCACCAGTGCACCTATGGATGCAACAGTGTACATAAGTCTTGTTGGCAGCCTCAGGTACTTGATTAATACACGTCCTGATCTTGCTTTTTCAGTAGGGTATGTGAGTAGGTTCATGGAAGAACCACATGAAGATCATCTTGCAGCAGTGAAACATATTCTGAGGTACATTGCTGGGACATGTGGTTGGGGTTTGTTCTACGCAAGGAAGAAGGGGGTACAACTAATTCTTGAGGGTTACAGTGATAGTGACTTGGCTGGACATGTTGATAGCCAGAAGAGCACTACAGGACTTATCTTCTTCCTTGGGGGTAGTCCAATCAGCTGGCAATCTACAAAGCAGAATGTAGTGGCCTTGTCTAGCTGTGAAGCTGAGTATATTGCTGCTGCAACTGCTGCTTGTCAGGCTGTGTGGTTGGCATGCCTGCTAGCTAAAATCATGGATTCAGTGGTGAGCAAACCGGTGCTAAGGGTGGACAACAAGTTCACCATCTCTCTAATAAAGAACCCTATGCATCATGACCGGAGCAAGCATATAGATACATGTTTCCATCTGATCCGGGAGTATGCAAACACTGGCCAAGTTGAAGTGAAGTTCATCTGAACGGAGGAGCTGCTTGGGGACATTCTCATGAAGCCTCTCGGCAGAATCAAGTTCCAAGAGCTTTGCATGAAGATTGGCCTTCAATAAAGTCAGCAGTTCAGTGCGTGAAGACTTAAGAGGAGTTTTGTCTAAATAATTCTTGAGTGcttagtgtgtgtgtgtgtgtgtgtgtgtgtgtgttcagAACATGACCAAGTCCGGTTGTGCGCGTTTGTAGCTCGAGGTGTGCATGTTCACATCAGAGTGGGTCTTTAGCTAGTGAATGGCGTGGCATGCCTTGACGTGCGGGATGGCGCACGAATTGGAGAGGCATGGCACGCTTCTCGAATGGCCGGTGGCCACGATCGAGTCAAGTCTGTAATGGTCTTTATATTCAAAAAATTGAGTCCAAAAATGCTGCTGAATTGTAGCACAAGCTCTGGTGTTCAATGTTCCACAGAGTTTGTGTTGAGTGAGTGAGTGAACtggtgagctcaccggcgaGTGCAACCATCATATCTCCGGCGATCTCTAACAGAGGCCACCACCAAGGCCGCCTCATGTGTACATGCATCAGGAGTAGGTGTTGAAAGCTCCAACACGTATGTCGACCCAACAGGGATTAGGCTTCTTTTGGGAGAAGTTGGGGTCTTGGGTTCTTCAATCATGAGTGAAAGCGGAGGTCCAGCGTGAGGACTAGGGCTACAGGGAGCAAGCGGCTCCGTGTTTGTCACACGATGGGCACTATGGACGCGGGATCCCAGGTCTGAGGAGGCCACAGGACCGGCCATTGGTTGTGAACCAGGAACGGGATCTGCATCAGGACTTGCTACTGCCTCCCTTGTCGATGGGGTCACCTCATGCGGAGGAGCATCAACAAGGGGCTCCTTCACACCCGAAGCAGCAACTGTGGTTGCGGCATGACGGAGCTAGTCTTCGATGACATCTCATTCACCTGAGACGTTGGTCATATCTGCGTTTCCTAGGGAACTTCTTACCACCAGCATTGAATGCGTGTGGCCGATACTAGGACCTGTGAGGCCTCATCGGAATGCGGCAAGCATCGCCACTACCAGAGCCGTTGGTGGCAGAAGAGCCATCGCGCGAGGAAGGGTCCAGCGAGGGGGTGGAGCACTGACACTGCTGCCTGGCGTTCTTGTTGTCCACATCGTCTGCTGAAGGTGGCGAATCCAACCGTTGGACTCGAACTGCAGGATCTCAGAGACAATAATCGTAATAGGGTAagtgtcgatgtaaagaatataggggtcccccACCGGGATGGCCCCCAACGATCAGCTTTGGGTAATACCCACTTTCGTTCTTTGACCCATGACCCCTGCGCGACCAGTCAACACCAGCGCGATCATGACCAGGGCCTCCGCAGGGTGCCCCGCAACTAGTCCTTACTGGTCGCGGGGTAGGTACTCGTCTAGgacagtcaaacctcatttaatgccgctactcacgtcattttccttccccaggcagtcCACTCTGACTGAGGCGGCATGGTCGATGCAGAGTTACCTCATCCCATCCCGcaaacattaattgttgcgAGACGGGCGCGCGGACGTGACAGAGGGCCCAACAAGCGCGTGTTGGAAGCCTGGGACAGGACAGGGTAGGCCGGGTGCTTCGGGCATGACAAACAAGGGTGCGACCATGGACAAGACGACCGTCGTAGGGACCCAAAGCAGTACAACGTATGTAGGCTTGTAATAATTGCTTATATCATTTCTTAGGACCGGTATGGATCTTCTGgttgggcccacttgtaagactTCTCCCCTGTAATATAAAGGGGGATATCTTCTGTAAAGgagggaggatgaagaagaatacacaggatgtagggctattacctaacgaggggcctgaacctagataactggcgttcctaagtaacaaacacacacacattccaTAGGCACACCAGGAACAccgatcacgcacccactgtcccaACATACctcggaatcattgtcagggatttacccttgaCATTAAGCCAACGTATTCTTCACTAGTGGCCCCTCTATGACCACCGGAACCAGGGGCTCGACAATGATGAAGTCCTTGCTTAGTGGGAACAGGCCAGGTTAAAAGCTCCAAGCCAAAAGCCAGAATGATTGATAGGTCATCGTGAGCAATCGTGGATGGATGTAGCCGCTAAATCCACCAATAAGGGTTGAAGAGCTGCTACATGGTCGAGAGCT
Protein-coding regions in this window:
- the LOC133895071 gene encoding secreted RxLR effector protein 161-like — encoded protein: MADCNPCKIPMEPQLKLSKESTSAPMDATVYISLVGSLRYLINTRPDLAFSVGYVSRFMEEPHEDHLAAVKHILRYIAGTCGWGLFYARKKGVQLILEGYSDSDLAGHVDSQKSTTGLIFFLGGSPISWQSTKQNVVALSSCEAEYIAAATAACQAVWLACLLAKIMDSVVSKPVLRVDNKFTISLIKNPMHHDRSKHIDTCFHLIREYANTGQVEVKFI